The following coding sequences lie in one Cyanobacterium stanieri LEGE 03274 genomic window:
- a CDS encoding ATP-grasp domain-containing protein: protein MDLLEYQAKKLFNQVGIPVLPSQPLSSASELKNLQIPYPVVLKSQVMASGRAKLGGVKFVNNTIDAIAACQSIFSLAIEKEYPKVILAESRYNAQKEIFLAIMLDYKLKKPVIFGSGQGGINIEELLNNLVYCPIKDEYSPFYGRRLAKKMGLQGKTINAVTNIINKMYRLFIDQDLDMIEINPLGINHDGAVMALDGKIRVNDYGLLRHPELSELIKPIQDSSPHQSINYSPNNSLFSQFNINTHQKTALISASIDKAIFSINNSQNIISNDTINTCFILEKPCNQITSEDINEIFYKIIKSETINKVLVDLPLEYQFNYSLIQVISKHYPTDFSHWSNKNDERGDRPTGTRFEIRESNKNKTSFALRKIDWIIKTKGDKLNNQINNLPITIINII from the coding sequence ATGGATTTACTAGAATATCAAGCCAAAAAACTATTTAACCAAGTGGGTATCCCCGTATTACCTTCTCAACCTCTATCGAGCGCCAGTGAATTAAAAAATCTCCAAATTCCCTATCCCGTAGTCTTAAAATCCCAAGTGATGGCCAGTGGTAGAGCTAAATTAGGAGGTGTAAAGTTTGTTAATAATACCATAGATGCGATCGCTGCTTGTCAATCTATTTTTAGCCTCGCCATCGAAAAAGAATATCCGAAAGTAATTTTGGCCGAAAGCCGTTACAACGCCCAAAAAGAGATATTTTTGGCCATCATGCTTGATTATAAACTCAAAAAACCCGTCATATTTGGCTCAGGGCAAGGGGGAATCAACATCGAAGAATTATTAAACAACCTCGTTTATTGCCCCATAAAAGACGAATACTCACCCTTTTATGGTCGTCGTCTTGCCAAAAAAATGGGCTTACAAGGCAAAACCATCAACGCCGTTACTAACATTATCAATAAAATGTATCGGCTTTTTATAGACCAAGATTTAGATATGATTGAAATTAATCCCCTTGGTATTAACCATGATGGAGCCGTCATGGCCCTCGATGGTAAAATCAGAGTCAATGATTATGGGCTACTTCGTCATCCCGAACTATCGGAGTTAATTAAACCCATTCAAGATTCTAGCCCCCATCAATCTATTAACTATTCTCCTAATAACTCTCTTTTTTCTCAATTTAATATTAATACTCATCAAAAAACTGCCCTGATTTCTGCTAGTATAGATAAAGCTATTTTTAGCATAAATAATAGTCAAAATATTATCAGTAACGATACAATAAATACTTGCTTTATTCTTGAAAAGCCTTGTAATCAAATAACTTCAGAAGATATTAACGAAATATTTTATAAAATTATAAAATCAGAAACTATCAATAAAGTTTTAGTGGATTTACCCCTAGAATATCAATTTAATTATAGTTTAATTCAAGTAATTTCTAAACATTATCCTACGGATTTTTCCCACTGGTCAAACAAAAATGACGAAAGGGGCGATCGCCCCACAGGAACAAGATTTGAAATCAGAGAGTCTAACAAAAATAAGACCTCCTTTGCCCTCAGAAAAATAGACTGGATAATCAAAACCAAAGGAGACAAACTCAATAATCAAATTAACAATTTACCCATAACAATAATTAACATAATATGA
- a CDS encoding FHA domain-containing protein codes for MIPIICPKCGYSNQQDSKFCTFCGHDVEFLRPHIDSNFSLKMAEKASMEFPEDESLTQINNHEDFFPYGKDDFLNSSEENEDDIPTVANWNIPTELNTAIDENDSNPRTIIDVRVTNSVNKTTLVLTNPDTDKTFIFPPDKKAIYCGRYNEDFAIDIDLSNLPHSDIVSRVHFIIHIDFETYYIEDAGSSNGTFLNNEEVKSGHIHRQQIHIGDEIKLGKTTPLKLIFQEVENIVYSPSE; via the coding sequence ATGATACCCATTATTTGTCCGAAATGCGGATACAGTAACCAACAAGATAGCAAATTTTGTACCTTTTGTGGTCATGATGTAGAATTTCTTCGACCCCATATTGATAGTAATTTTAGCCTTAAGATGGCAGAAAAAGCATCTATGGAATTTCCAGAAGATGAAAGCCTTACCCAAATAAACAACCATGAGGACTTTTTTCCCTATGGAAAAGATGATTTCCTCAATTCATCAGAAGAAAACGAAGATGACATCCCCACCGTTGCTAATTGGAATATTCCCACAGAGTTAAACACCGCCATCGATGAAAACGATTCTAATCCCAGAACCATTATTGATGTAAGAGTGACCAATTCTGTTAATAAAACAACCCTTGTTTTAACTAACCCTGATACCGACAAAACTTTTATCTTTCCCCCAGATAAAAAAGCCATTTATTGTGGAAGATATAACGAAGATTTTGCCATTGATATAGATTTATCAAATTTACCCCATAGCGACATTGTATCTAGGGTTCATTTCATTATTCATATTGATTTTGAAACCTATTACATAGAAGATGCAGGAAGTTCTAACGGTACTTTTTTGAACAATGAGGAAGTAAAAAGTGGTCATATTCATCGTCAACAAATACACATTGGAGATGAAATTAAACTAGGGAAAACCACCCCCTTAAAACTCATATTTCAAGAAGTAGAAAACATTGTTTATTCTCCCTCAGAATAA
- a CDS encoding COP23 domain-containing protein, with amino-acid sequence MKNQLIALAILSGLSLGSLSQHNPAQAQNRNLYRCVMKNDAPTTVVDTPRGRIDLIVWKNELPGGWSPVRRCQEITKRFQTFSDRGALRYVTSGRLNNQPVICVAENRPGVGISCRNDGLLLTLAQNENPQRVMEQLFDISARVRGGNPITRNIQERTILAVDRFLDEVDIVEEGEDVEVIDITDASADEISDLMDDGETPNQPMVNPSRCSTPTPELQPVEQ; translated from the coding sequence ATGAAAAACCAACTCATTGCATTAGCCATATTATCAGGATTAAGTCTGGGTAGTTTAAGTCAACATAACCCTGCCCAAGCCCAAAACCGTAACCTTTATCGTTGCGTCATGAAAAACGATGCCCCCACCACCGTAGTTGATACCCCCAGAGGGCGCATTGATTTGATTGTCTGGAAAAACGAACTTCCGGGCGGATGGTCTCCTGTGAGAAGATGTCAAGAAATTACCAAAAGATTTCAAACTTTTTCAGATCGTGGCGCTTTACGCTATGTTACCAGTGGTCGTCTCAATAATCAACCAGTGATTTGTGTGGCAGAGAATCGCCCAGGAGTAGGTATTAGTTGCCGAAATGATGGCTTACTATTAACCCTAGCTCAAAATGAAAATCCTCAAAGGGTTATGGAACAATTATTTGATATATCTGCAAGGGTGAGGGGAGGTAATCCTATTACCAGGAATATTCAAGAAAGAACTATATTAGCGGTGGATCGTTTTCTTGATGAAGTGGATATAGTAGAAGAAGGGGAAGATGTAGAGGTGATTGATATTACCGATGCTAGTGCCGATGAAATTTCCGATTTGATGGATGATGGGGAGACACCAAATCAACCCATGGTTAATCCTAGTCGTTGCTCTACTCCTACCCCAGAATTACAGCCCGTGGAGCAATAA
- a CDS encoding CYTH domain-containing protein, with protein sequence MSIEIERKFLVNKELWQPPDEGVIYQQGYIYTQNGSTVRVRVAGNVGFLTLKTKTNGMSRYEFEYPIPLFEAQEMLRIMCDRPLIEKKRYKIKIEELIWEIDEFFGDNQGLLLAEVELSSENQTISLPPWIDREVTGDLRYYNSNLVKNPYNNGKWIKS encoded by the coding sequence ATGTCCATTGAAATTGAACGCAAGTTTTTAGTTAATAAGGAGCTTTGGCAACCTCCTGATGAGGGGGTGATTTATCAACAAGGTTATATTTACACTCAAAATGGTAGCACCGTTCGGGTAAGGGTTGCAGGAAATGTTGGTTTTCTTACCCTCAAGACGAAAACAAACGGTATGAGTCGATATGAGTTTGAATATCCGATTCCCTTGTTTGAAGCCCAAGAAATGTTAAGGATTATGTGCGATCGCCCCTTAATCGAAAAAAAACGTTATAAAATTAAAATCGAAGAACTAATTTGGGAAATAGACGAATTTTTTGGAGATAACCAAGGCTTATTGTTAGCAGAAGTAGAACTAAGCTCAGAAAATCAAACCATCTCACTACCCCCATGGATAGATCGAGAAGTAACAGGGGATTTACGCTACTATAACTCTAATCTGGTTAAAAATCCCTACAATAATGGTAAATGGATAAAGTCCTAA
- the ndk gene encoding nucleoside-diphosphate kinase — MERTFLMIKPDGVQRNLVGEVIKRLENKGFTLVGLKLMAVSQELAEKHYDVHKERPFFGSLVEFIVSSPVVAMVWEGEGVVASARKIIGATDPLSAEPGTIRGDYGVNIGRNLIHGSDAIETAQREISLWFKEEELCSWQNTMKPWLSE, encoded by the coding sequence ATGGAACGCACTTTTTTAATGATTAAACCCGACGGAGTACAACGCAACCTCGTAGGAGAAGTAATCAAACGTTTAGAAAATAAAGGATTTACCCTCGTTGGCTTAAAATTAATGGCCGTATCCCAAGAATTAGCCGAAAAACATTACGATGTCCATAAAGAGCGCCCCTTCTTTGGTAGCTTAGTAGAATTTATCGTATCTTCCCCCGTGGTTGCCATGGTATGGGAAGGAGAAGGGGTTGTCGCCTCTGCCCGTAAAATTATCGGTGCCACTGATCCTTTAAGTGCTGAACCTGGTACTATTAGAGGAGATTATGGAGTTAATATCGGTAGAAACCTCATCCATGGCTCAGATGCCATTGAAACTGCCCAAAGAGAAATCAGCCTTTGGTTTAAAGAAGAAGAACTTTGCTCCTGGCAAAACACCATGAAACCTTGGCTTTCTGAATAA